The stretch of DNA AGGCTAATGCCCAGCCCGGTCTGGGTATCGGCAAGGGGTGTGTGATCAAAAAGGCGATAGTGGATAAGAATGTTCGGATCGGGGATAACGTAAAGATCGTCAACGACAAGAATGTCCGGGAATTCGAGAATGAATATTGCGTGATCCGCAACGGGATAATAATCGTTCCCAAGAATACGGTCATGCCTTCAGGCACGGTCATATAAACAGATGATAAACAAGAAAAAGGTCCTGGTGATAGATGACAGCAAGCTTATCCTCACGATGATCGCGGATGAGCTGGAAATGCGCGGGTTCGAGTTCATTGCGGTTTCCGACGGAGCTCAGGGCCTGAAGAAAGTAAAAGAATCAAAGCCCGATATTATTATCCTGGATCTTATATTGCCCGGTCTTTCCGGTGAAGAGGTGTGCCGGGAGATAAGAAGGGATGAGAGGACATTCGATATCCCGGTTATCATGCTTACCGCCAAGAATACGGACGCGGATAAGATCATCGGCAAGGTTATCGGAGCCGACTGCTATATCCCCAAGCCGTTTGAGATGGATAACCTTTTGAAGGAAATAACCCGGCTCATTAAATAACAGGTAGCATTACGATGAAGCTGCGCCGCTGCCTTTTGTTGCTCCTTGTTTTGGGAATAGCCGGTTCTCCGGCTGCCCGGGCTGAAACAGCCCAACTTTCCTGGAAAGTCCTCTCCCAGAAACTGCAAAGCCGGGTGGATAAAGGTCTCCTGGGTAATGATGTAAGGGTTTCTTTTCAGAACTGCCCTTTAGGCGACTATAAAGCTGAAGAACTGATGGCTTACACTATGCGCGGTGACGGGTGGGTTGTCATCCAGATGCGCAATAAGGTCAAGGAACTGAAGGTATCGCCTGCCGAGCTTATCTGGCTCTCTAAATTTCTGCTCGAGCATAACCTGGGGGATTTCCCGGAACAAGAATCGCCGGCGGATAACAGCGCTTCTTATGGGATAATCATCAGCATAGAAGGTCATCGTAAATCCATTCAGCTTTATAATTTGCTTAATGATGTTGACCGGGAGATCGTCTGGCAATACCTTTTCCGGCTAGGTCAGCTTATCCTGACGGAAGTGGGATTACGGGATAAAGCTGAGCCGCTGTTGCCGGTATGCAAAGGCGTAGTCGGGTATACCGAGATCGACAGCAATAACGACAGACGGGCCGAATGGCTGCGGCTGGAGCTGGGATTTTACAGCTTTAAACCGGGGGATTATACAGTTAACTTCGGCGGGTATAGACAAAATATATTTTTATCTCAAGGTAATTCCATCCGGGAGTTCGCGTTAAATACCTATTTATTGTCCAGTCCTGATCTTCAGTTGAAAGAATACCTGCAATTCGCGATAAATTCCCCGGGAGATGACCCGTTAAAACCTTATAAAATGGACCTGGGATTGGATTCTTATTTATACAAGTTAAATGTTTCCCGTTTGCAGCCGGATCTTTTTTTTAAAGGGAGCGGCCGGCATAGTTTTAGATTAGGTCTGGATCAGACCGTGTTCCTGGGGGTTAAAAGGAATGACGCGTATCCGGATGAGGTCATCCACCGCTTCAGCATATCCGGAATAGCGCCGGGTGAGGTTAGGCTTGGCCCCGGGGAAGGCGAAGGCCAGACGATAAAAGTGGATGATAATGAGATCACCTTGGATTTTTACGGATGCATTTCCAGTGCGCTGCGGCTTAAGGCGATAGAAGGTAATTACGCGGTATTTGAGACTGGGTGGAATATCCCGGATAAAGATTTGCTTAAGGAAAAGATAAGCGATTACCGGGATTACATTGCCAGCGGTAAATTCAAAGATAATGAAGAGTCTCTGAAGTTTTCTATCGGCTATTACGAGGAGTGCCTGGGGGATTTGCGCACGCTCGATGATCTGGCGGTAAGGGTGATTTATTCCCAGCCTTCAACTGGGGAGATGTTATGGGAAAATGGGTCATGAGGATAAATTTTTGTCTGTTGGGGGTTATTAATTCCCGCAGCCCGTTTTCTGTCCAGGCGCAAGAGGATAGTATCCCCCGCGGTCAAAGGTAACCCGAAAAGGAAGTTTGCTGGTCTTGGGAAATACCGCTGAATATGCCGGTCGCAGGATATTGGATATGCACGAGGAGTCTGAACAATTGGTTGAAGACGAGCGACAGCAAATTAATCCATAAAACGGTATTTTTTTCTGCGAATGATTGTATGAAAAAGATCAAGTATGAACGGTTGTTGTTTTTGATGTGTGTAATTATCAGCGGCTGCGCCGCAGTGAATTTCTCGGCCAATTATTACGATCCTCCGGATAATTACCGCGCTCAGGTAATGGGTATCTGGGACGAATTGACCGCAAGCGTAAAGGTCAGCGGTTATCAGGTGGCCATAGTCCCTGAAGGCGTATGCAAAATGGGGATCCCGGAGATCGAGGGCAGGTTGGTAAAACTGCCGGACAGCTTCATAAAATACGTTTTTCAGAATTATTACGCCGACAGAAAGAAGGTGTTCATTTGTGTGGCCAGCCATGAGATCTCTCATGTGGAGTATAACCTGCATAACATGTCAACGCCAAAAGAGCATTATGAAGTGGATAAGAAAGCCATGGAGCTGTTGAGTAACGCGGGCATATGCCGGCCGCAGGATTATTATAATACATTTCTTGTGTTGAAGGATTACTGGTTCGCCCGCAAAGGAATGGCCGGGCATATGGCTAACGCCGGATGGAATTTGGTGAGCGCGGCCAGCGTGGCCTGCGGAGGCCCGGGTTATTTCGCCAACTGGTTCGCCACTGATCTGGATAAAAGAATAGCACTTATCCGTAAGTATAACAAAATACCGCGTGGCAGCCGGTTTAAAAGGTCCAGGAAGAAAGGCGATAAGGAATGGTAAAGATATTCCGCAGGCCGGTTCATTTGATCATTATTGTGCTGTCCTTGTCATTGGCAGGATGCATGATGTCCGGCAGGATAGAAAATTCGTTATTCCTGGGGGGAAAAGGCGGTTTGACCAAATATGCCCGGGATATCGTGATCGTTCCGCCGGATTCGCGGCTGCCTGAATATGAAAAGCTGACCTATGAGATGAACTGGATCGGCATACCTGTCGGCACGCTTACTACGTCGGTAAAGGGAATAAAGAACATTAACGGCAGGGACGCGTATGTGTTGGAGGCGGTTGCCAAGACCAACGGTTTCTTTTCAAAGATCTACAGGATAGATGACCGGTTCATTTCATATATGGATGTCGAGAAGCTGCATACTTTGCGTCACGAGGTCTATCGCCGCGACGGCAGTTATAAGAAGGACGCGATAACCGATTTCGACCAGATAAGCCATAAGGCCCATTTCAAGAATTCCCTGGATAAATCCGAAAAGCATTTCGATATCCCTGATAATATCCAGGATATCTTGAGCGCCTGTTATTATTTTCGGCTTCTCGGGTTAAAAGTGGGGGACAAAGTGGAATACGATGTCTGCAGCAATGAAGACAATTATCGTTTCCTGGGTTTGATCCAGTCCAAGATGTTTATCCGGCTGCCGAAGATCGGCGAGAATGAGGCATTTCAGCTTATGCCTTACGCGAAGCTCCAGGACAAGAAGGTGGATAAAGGCAGGGTTAGCGCTTATTTTAGCTGCGATAAAAGAAGGATACCTTTATGTGCGGCGGTCAAAGGGCCGATATTCACCGAGGTGGGGATTACCCTGACTAAAATAGAATCTGAACCGCCAAACAGCATTAAAGCCAAACCTTAACAGGAGGTATTAATGGCCGAATATATCTGCCCGCATTGCCGTAAACCGGTCTATGATGATGAAGCGCTGTTGTGCCTTTATTGCGGGGAGAGCCTTAATCGCGGCAAGTTTTTTTTGAAACCCAAGCCCCTTCTGATGGTAATCGTAATAATTATTCTAATCAGCTTTCTTGCCTTTATGCTGCAGACGTTGTAGCTAACATCCTCCGGGGCATATAGATACAAATAAATGTTTTATGGGCTATTTCTGTATTCATTTGTAATCCTTAGATATGCAATTAGATGCGTACAGCGTCTACGGTTCGTCTACTGTTTATGGGAGGGAAGTTTACGCCTGGAGAAGATGTGGCTGCTTAATTTATTCGTGGCCAGAAAGATCACGCCGATAGATAACAGGATGAGCAGAAAAGCGGTGATGCTTAGCGGGTGTTTGTTCTGCGGCATATATTGCGTGGTCAGCATCTGCCAGAGCGAATAAATGGTGGTCACCATCATGAATATCGCCGGCAGGATGGTAAAAAAGGTAGCTTTTTTACGCTGGGCAAGCCATACCGAGACTACGATCAGGGTTAATGCCGCCAGGAGTTGGTTCGCCGAGCCGAAGACGGGCCATATCTGCTTAAAGCTGTTAGTATAACATAAAAGCAGCATCAGCCCGGCTGATAGACTGGCGTTGAACATATAAGATCTAAAGATCTTCGGCGGTTTTTTAATTAGTACCGACCAGAGTTCTTCGAAAAGATAACGGTTAAGCCTTACCGCGGTATCCAGCGTAGTGATCACGAATCCTTCGACCAACAATATTCCAAAGACCGTGCCTCCGGCGACCGGAAGGCCCAGCGATTTGTTCAGCAATGCGCCCATGGATAAGGCAAACGCCAGGATAGGATTCCCCTCCGTTCCTTTGCCGGCGGGATTTAGAATGCTGCTGTAGGTAGTGAAATCCAGCCCTCCTGCTACTGTCAGGATCACCAGAACAGCTAAAAGCGATTCCAGGAGCATTCCGCCGTACCCGATTTTTCTTGCGTCTGATTCCCGGGTTATTTGTTTTGAAATGGTTCCCCCGGCGACCAGCGCATGGAATCCGGAAATGGCTCCGCAGGCAACAGTAATAAAAAGGAAAGGCCAGATCGATCCCAGGATATTGGTTCCTTCGGCTATATTCAACGCCGGCGCCTGGAGCTTGATCCCCATAAAACCTCCAGAGATCACCCCGATGAACAGGAAGAAAATACCTATATAAAGTAAAAAAGAATTGGTGAAATCCCGCGGTTGAAGAAGCATCCACACCGGGACCCGGGCAGCTACAATAACGTAAAGGGTTAACAGGATCATCCAGATTTTGGGATCGAGGGTGACCGGAAGGACCACGCCTATGATTATGGCGAGCATCCCGATGACCAAGGCAAAAAGCCCGACTATCGCGACATTGCGCTGTTTTTTATAGAGCAGGAAGCCGATGAATGGCGCGCACAGGGTCATTATGATCACTGAAGTTGACGCGATCCCGCCGATGCGGGCTTTGACTATGCCGTCGGATCCGGTTATGGTTTTTAGTATTGTTTCCCCGGGGCCGACTTTCATGGCTTCCAGCGGGACCATGGATGTAAGCGATATGGTGGTCAAGGCGAGAAAGGCGGAAGTGACATAAACCAGCATTATAATGGTGAAAGAGATAAGCAGAAAAAAACCGAATCGGCCCAGGGTGCGGTCAGCGACCTCGGCGATAGAATGCCCTTTTTCCCGTATGCTTACAAAAAGCGCGGTGTAATCCTGGACCGCGCCTATAAAGACCGTACCCAGGACCACCCATAAAAATACCGGAAGATAACCGAATATAAGGGCTATTGTCGGCCCGATTATAGGGCCTGCTCCGGCTATGGAAGCAAAATGGTGTGAGAAGATCACTTCCAGCTTTGTCGGCACGTAATCTACGTCATCCTTCATAGCAACAGCCGGGGTGGGGGTTTTGTCGTTTTCGTTAAATACGCGGGAAATGAATTTTCCGTAGAAACGGTAGGCAAGGAAATAAACCGGCAGGGAGAGTATTAGTAATAATCCTATATTCATATTCTTAAGAAATAAACGATAGTTATATAAAGTTTACGCCTGGATAGTATTGCCGTCAAGATTTTTATAGTTCAACAGATGCGGGGGAGTTGTTCGCCGGTAAGCATGTCCAGGATCCTGGTTGACCCTATAGCGGTGCGCAGCAATACCAGAGGGGTATCTTTTTTGATTACCTCCCCGATGATGCGGGAATTTTTTCCCAGGGGGTTCTTGCGCATCGCCGATAATATTTTTTTGCTTTCACTTCCCGGGGCAAATACCAGCACCTTGCCTTCGTTAGCCATGTATAAAGGATCAATGCCTAAGAGCTCACAAACGCCTTTTACCGCTTCGGGTATCGGCAGGCTGTCTTCGTCGACCTGGATGCGCACACCGGATTGCAAGGCGACCTCATTAAGGGTGGTAGCCACGCCGCCTCGGGTGGGATCGCGCATTACATGGACCTTAGAAGAGGTTTTTAATATACAGGCTATCAGGTGATTAAGGGCGGCGCAGTCGCTTTTTATGTTGGTTTCCAGCTTGTAATCCTGCCGGGCGGACATTACCGCTGCCCCGTGCTCGCCGATGTTGCCGTTGATGATGATTGCGTCACCAGCCTTAGCGTTATTGCCTGATACCTTTACTTTGGCATCAACCATTCCTATCCCTGTAGTATTGATAAAGATCCCGTCGCAAGAGTTTTTCTCAACCACCTTGAAATCACCGCCGATGATCTCGACCCCGGCGAGTTTTGCTGCCTCGGCCATTGAGCGGATCACTTTCTTCAATAGGCTGATCTCAAATCCTTCTTCTACTATGCAGGCGGCAGTAAGGTATAATGGCTTGGCGGCCATTACCGCGAGGTCGTTTACAGTGCCGCAGACCGCCAGTTTACCGATATCCCCTCCCGGGAAGAATAGGGGGTGGACCACAAATGAGTCGGTGGTGAAGGCGAGCCTGCCTTTGCAGTCAAATATCGCGGCGTCGTCGGCCTTATCCAGAATGGGGTTGGAGAAGCAAGGGAAGACGACCTCTTTTAAAAGTCTGTGGCTTAGCTTCCCGCCGCTGCCGTGTCCTAAAAGTATCCGTTCTTCCATATCAACGATTGTATTTATACCAGGCGGCACAGGTCCCTTCAGAAGAGACCATGCACGGGCCATAAGGATTTTCCGGGGTGCAGGCTTTCGCGAAAAGTCCGCATTGATCCGGGGTTTTTACTCCTCGTAATACCTGTCCGCATAAACAATTCCCGGGCCGGACCGGGTTTTTTACCGTCAGATCGAATTTTTCCTTTGCGTTGAATTTCTTGAAATCGCTGTTCAGGTTAAGTCCGCTTTCCGGAATTGTCCCTAATCCCCGCCATCTGGCTTCGGTCGTCGTGAATACGTCTTTGAGCAATTCCCGGGCAAGGGGATTTCCTTCGGGGCGCACCGCGCGCTTATACTGGATCTCAACCTCAGCGCGCTCTTCGCGGATCTGTTTCAAAAGCATCAGTATCGATTCCAGTATATCCACCGGCTCAAAGCCGGAGATAACGCAAGGTATTTTATGCTGGGAAGCGACGAATTCGTAACTCGCGCTGCCGATTATGCTGGAAACGTGCCCCGGGCAGATAAAACCGTCCAACCTCAGTTCTTTTGCTTTAAGCAAAGCTTCCAACGCCGGCGGTATAAGCTTATGGCAAGGGTAGATCGAGAAATTATCCAGCTTATTTTCGCGCGCGTCGGAGACTGCCGAGGCTATGGCAGGAGAGGTGGTCTCAAATCCCACTGCCAAGAAAACCACTTCCTTGTTCTTATTCTCCCTGGCTATTTCCAGGCTGTCTAACGGGCTGTAAACGCTGCGTATATCGCATCCCTTGGCGCGTTCTTTTTCCAGGGAGCTGGTTGTTCCCGGAACCCTGAGCATATCCCCGAAGGAAGTAGAGATGACATTCTTTATCCCGGCCAGCTTGAGCATGCTGTCAATATCCCCTTGATCGGTCACGCACACCGGGCATCCAGGGCCGGAGATTATGTTAACTCCTTGCGGCAGTATTTGTTTTATCCCTGAGCGGAATATGGCCATGGTATGCGTCCCGCAGACTTCCATTAGATTTATATTCTGCGGTTTCAGCCTTTTTATCCGCTGCGCCAGTTTTTTAACAATATCTTTGTCACGAAATTCGTCTATATATTTCATTTTTACTCGTCGTAATATATCTGTTCCAGCAATTTAAGGGTTTCCTTTGCCTGTTCTTCATCGATTTTCTCAATAGCGAAACCCGCGTGCACCAGGATATAGTCGCCGACTTGCAGGCCTTCCAGGAAACGCACATCTACCAGGCGTTTTACGCCGGCCATATTCACTTGCGCGGAATTTTCTTTTATCTTGATCACTTTAACTGGTATGGCAAGGCACATATTGTTTTCCTTTTCAAGACCCGGTCTTGTAACTTATTCTGCCGCAGCGTTTTGTAAGACCGGGTCTTGAAACGCGTTGGCGATGGCTGCTTGGCCGAGTGAAATCGCTCCGTCATTAGCCGGCAAAAGCTGGTTATAATAAACCGTGAATTTATCCCGGCGTAGATTATCCAGGCATGTTTCAAGGAACAACCTGTTCTGAAAAACCCCGCCGGAAAGGACTGCCGTTTCGAGACCGTTCCTCTCGCGCATTATCCTGCAGGCCTGGGCCACGGCCTTTGCCAGTCCGTTGTGAAATTTCCGGGCAATGTCTTTTTTATCGATCCTTTTTTTAATATCTTCGACCAGCTGCCGGATAGCCGTTTGGGGCTTGATAATGAATAGACCGTTATCATTCCGTATCATAAAATCGTAACTTTTATCGCTGCGGGATCCTTCGGCAAGCATTTGTAATCTTATCGCCGCTTCAGCCTCAAAAGTTATTATATCACAAATTCCCGCCAGCGCACTCACTCCGTCAAAAAGGCGGCCGCAACTGGAAGTAAGCAGGGGATTTATCTGGGCGGAGTTGATGACTCGGTCCAGGTCCTTGCGGTATTTCGCGGTAAAGGGGATCTTTATCCCGGACAGGTCCGGGCCAAAGGTCTTATACAGGTAACTTATGCCCATGCGGAAAGGCTCCTGCGTCGCTTTATCCCCGCCGGGCATCGGCGTATATTCCAAGTGCCCTTTCCTTTGAAAGCCTTTCAGGTCTCCGGCGAAGAACTCTCCGCCCCATACCTTGCCGTCCGTGCCATAACCTATCCCGTCCAGGCAGACCCCGATGACCTTTCCTTTTATCCGGTGTTCGCAGATAACGCTGGCCAGATGGCTGTGATGGTGCTGGATCTGGATGATTTTTACCTTTGGTTTATTTTCTTTGTATTGCAGCGCGTATTTTGTGGAAAGATAATCCGGGTGAAGGTCGCAGGCGATTATTTCCGGTTTCATTCCCAACAATCCGCAAAGCCTGTTTATTGTCTCCTGGTAAAAGGTGAATGCGGGGTAAGTCTTCAGGTCGCCGATGAACTGGCTTAAGAAAGCGAAATTATCTTTTGCCAGGCAAAATGTGTTTTTAAGTTCGGCCCCGCAGGCCAGAATATTCTTCATCCGGTTGTCAGTGAAGAACGGGAAAGGCGCATATCCCCGGCTGCGGCGCAGGAGTACGGGTTTTTCGTCCATTATCTGGACGATGGAATCGTCGGTCCGGTTATGTATACGGCGGTTATGGACCAGGAAATAATCGCAGACCCCGCCCAGGTTATTTATTGCCAGGGTATTCTCTATTTCTATGGGTTCGTCGCTGATATTCGCGCTGGTCATTACCAGTTTGCTTAACGCATTGCCGGGCAAGGTCTCTGCGTCCAAAAGAAGATGGTGCAGGGGCGCGTAAGCCAGCATCACGCCCAAACAATTATTATAAGGACTGAGCAGGCGGGTGATCTTATTCTCCAGCTTCTTCTTTAATAAAAGGATCGGGCTTTCCGGGCTGGAAAGTATCTTTTCCTCAAGGCCGGATATCTCGCACCATCGGGTTAGCTCTCGGATATCTTTTACCATTATGGCAAAAGGTTTATACGGCCGTTTCTTGCGCTCTCTTAAAAGACGGATCGCTTTAGGGTTATCCGCGTCGCAACTGATATGAAATCCGCCGATACCTTTTATGGCTAAGATCTTGCCTGATTTCAATAATTTTACAGTCTCAAGAAGGGCTTTTTTCCCTTTGGCCAGGGTTTTTGTCCGGCGCCCGCGAAGCTGAACTAATTCCAGGGCCGGGCCGCATATAGAGCAGGCATTAGGCTGGGCGTGAAAGCGTCGCTGATCGATATCCTTGTATTCGGCCTTACAGTCAGGACACATTTTGAAGCCGGCCATGGTAGTCAGAGGCCGGTCGTAGGGAAGGTCTTTGATAATCGAGAAACGCGGGCCGCAATTGGTGCAATTTATAAAAGGGTAAAGAAATCTGCGGTCAGAGGGATCAAAAAGCTCTTTAAGGCAGTCAGGGCAGGTCGCTATGTCAGGGCTTATTAATGCCGATTGTCCCCGGGTTTTTAGGCTTTCCTTGATCGAGAAATCACTGTAACCGGCAGGTTTAACAAAGTTTATATCTTTCTTGGTGACCCTTGCCAGGGGAGGGAGTTCCTTTCCCAGGTTTTCAAAGAATGATAATATATTTTCCCTGACAGCCTCCACGTGTATCTCTACTCCGCTGGAAGTGTTTAAGACGAAACCGGTTAACGCAAGTTCGCGGCAGAGGCGAAGGATGAACGGCCGGAAGCCTACTCCTTGGACAACTCCTTCGAGGTGTATTTTCGCAGCGTAGACCATAAGTCATTTTAACATAAGAATCCGGATAAAGCACGAATATTTGAAAGCTATTGAGATTATTAAGGTAAGAATTAAAATTTTCTTGACAACCCTGTGTATTTATGTTAAAAGAAAACAGGTCAGTGCAGGTAAAAGTAAATTCACAAGGGTCAGAAAAATTGATAAAAGCCACGTTTATCAAAATTTAGAAATCCTGTAAGCTCAAGCAATGCTTGAGCTTTTTTGTTTCCCTTGCTTAGAGAGTGTGGCTTGTTTTTGGGATAAATGTTCGGGGAATGAAGTAGGGATGGTTCCTGGATTCCCGGCGGCTTGCCGCGGGGAGCTTCATTTCTAAAGATGATTAAAAAGGAGGTAGCAAATGGAACTTACGAGGCGAGAGTTTTTGAAGCTGTGCAGCGCTTCAGCGGTCGGTATGGGTATTTCTCAGCTTGTTATCCCGGAATTGGTCCAAGCTATGGAACAGGCTGCTTCTACCAAACCCCCGGTTATCTGGCTTCAGGGTTCTAATTGCACCGGCTGCGTTGTTTCTTTGCTTAATACCGCGCATCCTACTATAGCGGAGGTCTTGCTTAAGATCATTGACCTGCATTACCTGCCGACTGTTATGGCAGCTTCAGGGGAAACAGCTGTTAATTACCTTGATATAATATCTGAAAAGGCAAAAGGCGAATATTTCCTGCTGGTTGAAGGCGCTGTGTCGACAAAAGACGATGGTATCTATTGCACCATCGGCCAGAAAGACGGCAAGGAGATGACTTTCCTTGAGACTATCAAGACCCTCGGGCCCAAGGCCAAGGCGATTATTTCTGTTGGAGATTGCGCTTCGTTCGGAGGGATATCTGCGGCAAAACCGAATCCTACTGGATGTAAACCGGTAAGTGAGGTTGTTTCCGGAGTCCCAATTATTAATATCCAAGGCTGCCCGCCGCATCCGGACTGGTTATTGGGAACAATTGTCCATGTGCTTCTTTTCGGATTGCCTGAACTTGACGATAAAGGCAGGCCGAAAATGTTCTATGGAGAGACAGTTCATCAAAATTGCCCGAACTATTCTTATTTTGCAGAAGGGAAAATGGCCACCAAGATCGGCGAAAAAGGTTGCCTTATTCAATTAGGCTGCAAAGGCCCGATGGCCAGCTCGGATTGTCCTTTACGCAAATGGAACTCAGGCGTTAATTGGTGTGTCGGCGTGGGCGCGCCTTGTATCGGTTGCTCCAGCCCGGATTTCCCGGATGGGATGTCGCCGTTCTATTCCGCTCTGCCTAAGGATAAATGGCCTAAAAAGGATAGCGAGATTGCTTAGTCAATTTACCGGACACCCCGCGCTGAAAGGATTGCGCTGGGCGGACACCCGGCGCAATCGGAATATGCGCCGGTGTTGATTATCTAATCAAGGAGGTTTTGATGGCTACTCAGAAAATAGTAATAGATCCGGTAACAAGGATCGAAGGACATTTAAAAATAACCTGCGAAGTGGATGACGGGAAAATAATCGACGCGTACAGCTCCGGGACTATGTGGCGCGGTATCGAGGTTATTTTAAGAGGCCGCGACCCGCGTGACGCCCAGCATATTACCCAGAGGATCTGCGGGGTATGCCCTATGGCCCATGGAACAGCCGCGACCCTCTGTTTG from Candidatus Omnitrophota bacterium encodes:
- the hypD gene encoding hydrogenase formation protein HypD, with protein sequence MKYIDEFRDKDIVKKLAQRIKRLKPQNINLMEVCGTHTMAIFRSGIKQILPQGVNIISGPGCPVCVTDQGDIDSMLKLAGIKNVISTSFGDMLRVPGTTSSLEKERAKGCDIRSVYSPLDSLEIARENKNKEVVFLAVGFETTSPAIASAVSDARENKLDNFSIYPCHKLIPPALEALLKAKELRLDGFICPGHVSSIIGSASYEFVASQHKIPCVISGFEPVDILESILMLLKQIREERAEVEIQYKRAVRPEGNPLARELLKDVFTTTEARWRGLGTIPESGLNLNSDFKKFNAKEKFDLTVKNPVRPGNCLCGQVLRGVKTPDQCGLFAKACTPENPYGPCMVSSEGTCAAWYKYNR
- a CDS encoding HypC/HybG/HupF family hydrogenase formation chaperone, with amino-acid sequence MCLAIPVKVIKIKENSAQVNMAGVKRLVDVRFLEGLQVGDYILVHAGFAIEKIDEEQAKETLKLLEQIYYDE
- a CDS encoding response regulator; the encoded protein is MINKKKVLVIDDSKLILTMIADELEMRGFEFIAVSDGAQGLKKVKESKPDIIILDLILPGLSGEEVCREIRRDERTFDIPVIMLTAKNTDADKIIGKVIGADCYIPKPFEMDNLLKEITRLIK
- a CDS encoding carbon starvation protein A, with protein sequence MNIGLLLILSLPVYFLAYRFYGKFISRVFNENDKTPTPAVAMKDDVDYVPTKLEVIFSHHFASIAGAGPIIGPTIALIFGYLPVFLWVVLGTVFIGAVQDYTALFVSIREKGHSIAEVADRTLGRFGFFLLISFTIIMLVYVTSAFLALTTISLTSMVPLEAMKVGPGETILKTITGSDGIVKARIGGIASTSVIIMTLCAPFIGFLLYKKQRNVAIVGLFALVIGMLAIIIGVVLPVTLDPKIWMILLTLYVIVAARVPVWMLLQPRDFTNSFLLYIGIFFLFIGVISGGFMGIKLQAPALNIAEGTNILGSIWPFLFITVACGAISGFHALVAGGTISKQITRESDARKIGYGGMLLESLLAVLVILTVAGGLDFTTYSSILNPAGKGTEGNPILAFALSMGALLNKSLGLPVAGGTVFGILLVEGFVITTLDTAVRLNRYLFEELWSVLIKKPPKIFRSYMFNASLSAGLMLLLCYTNSFKQIWPVFGSANQLLAALTLIVVSVWLAQRKKATFFTILPAIFMMVTTIYSLWQMLTTQYMPQNKHPLSITAFLLILLSIGVIFLATNKLSSHIFSRRKLPSHKQ
- a CDS encoding hydrogenase small subunit — its product is MELTRREFLKLCSASAVGMGISQLVIPELVQAMEQAASTKPPVIWLQGSNCTGCVVSLLNTAHPTIAEVLLKIIDLHYLPTVMAASGETAVNYLDIISEKAKGEYFLLVEGAVSTKDDGIYCTIGQKDGKEMTFLETIKTLGPKAKAIISVGDCASFGGISAAKPNPTGCKPVSEVVSGVPIINIQGCPPHPDWLLGTIVHVLLFGLPELDDKGRPKMFYGETVHQNCPNYSYFAEGKMATKIGEKGCLIQLGCKGPMASSDCPLRKWNSGVNWCVGVGAPCIGCSSPDFPDGMSPFYSALPKDKWPKKDSEIA
- the hypE gene encoding hydrogenase expression/formation protein HypE, which translates into the protein MEERILLGHGSGGKLSHRLLKEVVFPCFSNPILDKADDAAIFDCKGRLAFTTDSFVVHPLFFPGGDIGKLAVCGTVNDLAVMAAKPLYLTAACIVEEGFEISLLKKVIRSMAEAAKLAGVEIIGGDFKVVEKNSCDGIFINTTGIGMVDAKVKVSGNNAKAGDAIIINGNIGEHGAAVMSARQDYKLETNIKSDCAALNHLIACILKTSSKVHVMRDPTRGGVATTLNEVALQSGVRIQVDEDSLPIPEAVKGVCELLGIDPLYMANEGKVLVFAPGSESKKILSAMRKNPLGKNSRIIGEVIKKDTPLVLLRTAIGSTRILDMLTGEQLPRIC
- the hypF gene encoding carbamoyltransferase HypF, giving the protein MVYAAKIHLEGVVQGVGFRPFILRLCRELALTGFVLNTSSGVEIHVEAVRENILSFFENLGKELPPLARVTKKDINFVKPAGYSDFSIKESLKTRGQSALISPDIATCPDCLKELFDPSDRRFLYPFINCTNCGPRFSIIKDLPYDRPLTTMAGFKMCPDCKAEYKDIDQRRFHAQPNACSICGPALELVQLRGRRTKTLAKGKKALLETVKLLKSGKILAIKGIGGFHISCDADNPKAIRLLRERKKRPYKPFAIMVKDIRELTRWCEISGLEEKILSSPESPILLLKKKLENKITRLLSPYNNCLGVMLAYAPLHHLLLDAETLPGNALSKLVMTSANISDEPIEIENTLAINNLGGVCDYFLVHNRRIHNRTDDSIVQIMDEKPVLLRRSRGYAPFPFFTDNRMKNILACGAELKNTFCLAKDNFAFLSQFIGDLKTYPAFTFYQETINRLCGLLGMKPEIIACDLHPDYLSTKYALQYKENKPKVKIIQIQHHHSHLASVICEHRIKGKVIGVCLDGIGYGTDGKVWGGEFFAGDLKGFQRKGHLEYTPMPGGDKATQEPFRMGISYLYKTFGPDLSGIKIPFTAKYRKDLDRVINSAQINPLLTSSCGRLFDGVSALAGICDIITFEAEAAIRLQMLAEGSRSDKSYDFMIRNDNGLFIIKPQTAIRQLVEDIKKRIDKKDIARKFHNGLAKAVAQACRIMRERNGLETAVLSGGVFQNRLFLETCLDNLRRDKFTVYYNQLLPANDGAISLGQAAIANAFQDPVLQNAAAE
- a CDS encoding DUF3108 domain-containing protein translates to MVKIFRRPVHLIIIVLSLSLAGCMMSGRIENSLFLGGKGGLTKYARDIVIVPPDSRLPEYEKLTYEMNWIGIPVGTLTTSVKGIKNINGRDAYVLEAVAKTNGFFSKIYRIDDRFISYMDVEKLHTLRHEVYRRDGSYKKDAITDFDQISHKAHFKNSLDKSEKHFDIPDNIQDILSACYYFRLLGLKVGDKVEYDVCSNEDNYRFLGLIQSKMFIRLPKIGENEAFQLMPYAKLQDKKVDKGRVSAYFSCDKRRIPLCAAVKGPIFTEVGITLTKIESEPPNSIKAKP